Part of the Scomber japonicus isolate fScoJap1 chromosome 2, fScoJap1.pri, whole genome shotgun sequence genome, TGTTgccacagggacacacacaagTCCCGCCTCGTCTGACCAGAACTCCAGCAACAAGAACTCAAACTCCCAGAATCCCATTGGGCTAAAACTTAGGAAAGGACGTCTTAAGGATGTTTCAGAAGAGCCGCCTTTACATCCTGGATTGGCCCATTTGGAGAAAGCGTACCTGATCCCGTACCTTCCCACCTGGCCGGAGCCAGACCCGCCGAGTGATGTGATTGGATTCATTAACATCAGAGATGAAAAGCGAGCCAATCAGGTCCACTTACAGAGGTCAGAGCGGTTTGAGGTGAGTCAGGCTATACGTTTCAGTGCACCGCTGACACTGCCACCTCAGACTGAGGAACCTGCGTCAGGTCAGAAGGGGAAAGCTGCAGAAATAGCAGAACCTCCCTCTGGGAATACAAAAACAGGAGCCCCCACCCCTGTGAGCCCAACCAACAAAGATCCcaaagagcagaaacacacagctccGAATAAAGACCACACTGATGCAACAGATTCCAGAGCCCCTCCTCAGTTGCCCAACTCCCCTGTAAAACAGGACACTCACAAaccaaatgcacacacacccacatgtgAATCCAACGTTACTGCAGATTCACAGCTGACAGACAATGTTAGACAAACTCCAAAGACACAAACTCCAGAGACACAAACTCCAGAGACACAAACTCCAGAGACACAAACTCCAGAGACACAACCTCCAGAGACACAACCTCCAGAGACACAACCTCCAGCACCTCCCGTTCCTAAACGCCGCACACTGCATTTGGTTATTGACCCCGCACCCTCAGAGCTGCCTAGTGAAGCACAGGTCACTCTGGTAAAAATTGACCAACAGGACACCCCAGCCTCTAACAGAAAGAGATCCTCGTCAGATGTAACGTCAGGCCGTGGCCGTCTTACATCAAATAAGGATGGCAGGGACTCTGGCAGCAATGGCGATGGCGATAGCCAAGATAGCACCAAGGTCATGTGTGACCGAGCAGCCAATGACGACCCTTCAAGCGCTTCCACAGCATCAGAAGAGGAGTTTTATGATTGTTCCAACCAGGAGCCGAGCGACCCGTTGACTAATAGAGTCACGACGGGGTCAGGTCGGGGGACTCGCCAAGGGGATGGGGTCAACATGATGGCCCGCCTCTCTCAGAGCATGCTGGATCTACGGGAACCCAGCCAGTCTGAGGACAGCGCCAACCTCATCCGTCAATCACAGCAGCTGCGCAGGCAGGGTCACCCATCACCGCATAGGCACATAGGACAGGTAAGCAGCACCCAGTAGAAATGACTTCATTTCTCTACATTTACCAACAATTCATGTGCTTGTTGGGTGCAGCTCCCAAAACGTGAGAACTTGTTTTATTGGACTGTTGGTCTAGATATTGGGTCTGGGAAATTATGACGCACATTTTCCACCATTTCTTTCAAGGTTTTTACACAAAACCATTCAttgatattaaaaatataatatataatacaaaatgTTACACAGACAAAACCATCACAATGAAGACGCCACTGTGGGCTTTAGGAAACTCTGAAGGGCACATTTTTAGTTAAAGCCTGAGATACCACAGTGACAAGTAAATGTTGGCACTAATGCTTATTGTGTAATTGCTGTCAATAACAAGAAGAGTGGTGTACAGGCGTAATATCTGGCGGGAACAAGTACGCTGTGAGGTTGATCATCAAGAATTACAGGGAAGACAATCTAACACACGCTTATATATCAATCAAAATATGAGTGTTTCGCCAGTGGCGCCAAAGCAAGATGTTACACGCAGTCAGTAACAATACCCTTCTTCAATTaataggggtgtgtgtgtgcacgcaccTGGATAGAGAGCCCGGCTGATCATGCCagggaggatgatgaagatgaagggcAGCATCTTCAGATAGGCAGCCAGTAGAGATGCTCCTTTCACATGGCTCATGTTCTTAGCAGACAGGGACCGCTGCACAATCAcctgaaaatacagaaaaacaagaaatgtatagtgcaataaaataagtaaatgcaatttaaaataaagtctaagataaagttaaaataattaattcagtAAAAGCACAGatttaaaagaatgaaaaaaaagaaagaaaatgctgtTCTTAAAATTTTGTGCTTTAAGGGGTTAACAGGTTAGAAATGTAGTCAGGAGCCAACCCTGAGTAAGGATAGtcattaaaatcttaaaatctaatctaaaacaTACAGACAACTAATTTAAAGGTGCTACAATTGAGGTTATATTAAATCCCGTGTTGGATCTAGTCTTGGGGCTTTCAATCAGTTGAAGCTACAATACAGTTGCTGTGTCTCTCTTTATTCATACGTGGGTCAGAATAGGGAATAGAAATAAAGAGAGTCACAGCAGTCTTATCTAAGCTATATACACACCTTTTGAATCAAAGTGGATCTGTGAATCATTTGCATAAAAATGGGTGCACTGATAGGATGCTTTGAAATATTTGACCTGAAGTTAGCACACAGAAAATAGTAAAGGACTCAGCATGTATGTAAAGGTAGTGGAGGATTTCACGTCTAACTCTTTTAGACTTCATGATGTCCTACTCAtccctctctgcttcttctctatGTCTAGTTGTTCCAAGACTCCAGATCTCCTGGTCGAGACGCACGACTGAAAGGACCTAAAGTAGTCATCGCCAAACCAGGAAGTTTTCACCGCCCCACCCGAGCAACAGGTCCTGTGATTGGAGGACACCGTTACTGGCAGGGTCAAACGCTGCAGCCGGATTCGCCccacctgcgcggggagacacGCTCTGGTCGGTCACCACGGCGCCACAGCCCGGGTTACAGAAAGGCAGATAATGCCTCGACACAGCCGCCAGCCAACCAATCAGGTTTACTAGGAGTATCTTTCTCAAAACTGAACAACTTAAAACACTTGAGGGCGCGAGCTGGAGCCCCGCAGAAGAAGGTGCCTCAAAATAACAACAAGCCTGCTAGGTAGAACAGTGGGCCACTTCAGGTACACAAGGACGTTATGGACTTCCTACTAAAATATAGGTGATACTTCAGTCTGGaatattctctctctccgtcATCAACGTCATTTCTTGATTTCAAACCCTGAGGCTCAACATACAAGTTGGAGAACTACATACAGTAACTGGGATTTTGTTTTTACTATATCCACTAGGGTTGGCcctttatttcatgttttgaaAGGCATTGTCTGTAAATGAATCACATGATGTTCTAAACTAATGCTTCCTGATAAATGGCTTCTGAATAGTATAATAACTCATTTTAGAGGCAGATACTGATAACTGTGAGGAAGTTAACTCAGATAATAACATATCAGCTGATATTTGTGTCTTTAGAAACGTGCATACAGTAAATGTTTAACCAGGCACATTTGAGCAAGATTCACACTAGAGGCAGGGTATTTTCTTACTACATGCCACGCTGGTGGTCATCTGTAATACTCTGTGATGTAGTAACAATCCTCTGAACAAATATTTCTAAATTACCTcaagtgcttttctttttctgaagtTTTTTACTGGAATTTTGTGTCTATATCCAAAAGACACAGATGTATGCAATGTATGTGTGACAATCAATGTCAGCACACTGATAAACAGGTGGCTCTTGTGTGGATGCCATTGTTATTGGTTACTGATGTTGTGAGGGTGGGGCTACCATTTTGATTGTTCCGATGTAAAGAACAGGTTTATATGTGATGTTAAACACTGATATGGGACCAAAAGTGAATGTTTTGAATAAATTGACAGACTAATGATGAAATGTAGTGAAGTTTTTTGACTGGACATGCTCAGATAAATCCACCATTAACTGGAGAATCATGCAgcagtataaatatatttttttcagggAAGTATGTAATAAAGCTTAGAGCTTGTACCCACGCAACTGAAATGGGTAAAACCTTGCATAGTTTGGTGATTGTGTATGTGCACAGTGAGGTATTTATAGTTCGTCTTTGCCTCACAGACGGaatataaatgtagtttttagTTTTCTGAAGGGATTTTTAAAACCTTGAGTTTGGGTTTGGCACAACATCTTCATCTGGTCAACAGGGCGGATCAGCCTGATcgttctgtcttttattttgctaAGATTCCTGGATGCAGCCACATTAGCAGGATGGAGGCTAGTATAGGCCACGTAGTGTGAgcaaaaccaaacaaataattaaaatgtgattgaaAGCTCATTCTTTACCCTGGAAACAGAAGTGGACAACACAGTATCACCACTAGGTCCATTTAGTGGCTATCCTAGAGTTTTTGATTATACAACATGACTTCCCGCAGATGTATACATTTCTAATTATTTGGGAAACAGTAGTGAGCAGAACAGTCTCAGGACGATGTCTGTTTATTAGCTGTTCTGGAGATTGAGTATTTGGGGCAGAGAACAAAGGCACACACTATGATTATTAACCAAACTATGCACTGGAACAAGCTGccaaaaactacaaaacaaaacaacataataaaaGAAACAGTACAGTCATTTCTCAAAAGTCCAATCAGAACatataaagagagagacagctggcCATTGAGACACTGTATGTGGAAAAAATCAGGGTATTTTTAGAGAGAAGCTGGTTTTCCTGAGCAATCTTTTAGAGGaactgcacatgcacatgcaacGCTTTGGTAGTTTCCACTTGCTTTGCCAGTATATGCACATGcatgttttttctgttcatGTAGATGTACCTGGTCAGTGCACCAGTACCAGGTGGCCAGTATGGTGAGTCCCAGGGTCATGCCGGGCCAGGGCAGATCTCCAGTGACAGCGTCTCTGAACAGGTGCATGGCGTCCTGACGTGGCAGGTGGCAGGTACTGTTAGGAATGATCTTGCTTGGCACCGCCGTTCTGTAAACTTGCTCCAGGTTACTGTAGCCACCAATCTTGTTAAAGGCTGcagaccaaaaaaaaccaaaacacatttCCTATAAAATATCTGCTGcattatttcagttttcatttaaattatggAAATTGTACATACCAGTGACTGTTAGGATGATTGCACCTACAATCATGATAACTGTCTGTAGAGTGTCAGTGTAGATGACAGCAGCAAGACCGCCTGAAAGGAAGTAAGTGTGTTAATGAAACCT contains:
- the LOC128379945 gene encoding protein FAM83G produces the protein MALSQVQCLDDHHVNWRVSESKPEFFYSEDQRLALEALITGGRDAFRDYITENKVREFLSGPEIERIVHIAEVYRPGYEHHVKPDTPGPGPPTPGSGEEGGDGEVSLQYWPDRSEASVAELDLGWPDSVSYRGVTRVTVHTQPPTEGQTHIKEVVRKSIASAQKVIAVVMDVFTDVDIFRDLLDAAYRRKVPVYIIIDMASVPCFLSMCGRADMHRGHLKNLRVRCCGGVEFFTRSAQSVRGSLSEKFLLVDGDRAISGSYSFTWSSSRLDRNLITVITGQAVETFDLQFRDLFLMSRGVSLSKVPLVDEPIPDPLPQAAPAPVSAAVARKLINPKYALVATGTHTSPASSDQNSSNKNSNSQNPIGLKLRKGRLKDVSEEPPLHPGLAHLEKAYLIPYLPTWPEPDPPSDVIGFINIRDEKRANQVHLQRSERFEVSQAIRFSAPLTLPPQTEEPASGQKGKAAEIAEPPSGNTKTGAPTPVSPTNKDPKEQKHTAPNKDHTDATDSRAPPQLPNSPVKQDTHKPNAHTPTCESNVTADSQLTDNVRQTPKTQTPETQTPETQTPETQTPETQPPETQPPETQPPAPPVPKRRTLHLVIDPAPSELPSEAQVTLVKIDQQDTPASNRKRSSSDVTSGRGRLTSNKDGRDSGSNGDGDSQDSTKVMCDRAANDDPSSASTASEEEFYDCSNQEPSDPLTNRVTTGSGRGTRQGDGVNMMARLSQSMLDLREPSQSEDSANLIRQSQQLRRQGHPSPHRHIGQLFQDSRSPGRDARLKGPKVVIAKPGSFHRPTRATGPVIGGHRYWQGQTLQPDSPHLRGETRSGRSPRRHSPGYRKADNASTQPPANQSGLLGVSFSKLNNLKHLRARAGAPQKKVPQNNNKPAR